The following are encoded in a window of Neomicrococcus lactis genomic DNA:
- the secA gene encoding preprotein translocase subunit SecA → MASLLERVLRTGDKKTLRTLRGYADAINVLEDEFKSLTDAELRAETDKFKQRYKDGESLDIMLPEAFAAVREAADRTLGMRHFDVQMMGGAALHLGNIAEMKTGEGKTLVATSPSYLNAITGKGVHVVTTNDYLAQYQSDLMGRVHRFLGIETGCILAHMDPAQRREQYNADITYGTNNEFGFDYLRDNMAWTREELVQHGHYFAIVDEVDSILIDEARTPLIISGQASGDVQRWFAEFARVVQKMTLGKDYEVDEKKRTVGILEPGIERVEDHLGIENLYESQNTPLIGFLNNAIKAKELFKKDKDYVVMNGEVMIVDEHTGRTLSGRRYNEGVHQAIEAKEHVEIKPENQTLATVTLQNYFRLYEKLSGMTGTAQTEAAEFMSTYQLGVVEIPTNRGMQRVDKADLIYKNEIAKFDAVVKDIVERHKAGQPVLVGTTSVEKSEYLSRKLAQSGVRHEVLNAKQHAREAAIVAQAGKRAAVTVATNMAGRGTDIMLGGNAEFMAVAEMERRGLDSHDNPEEYERVWDEVYEAAKAEVDREGDAIRELGGLYVLGTERHESRRIDNQLRGRSGRQGDPGESRFYLSMTDDLMRRFNAKPAQAIMNNPSMPDDMALESKMVSRVIESAQAQVEAVNAEQRKNVLKYDDVMNRQREAIYGDRRQILEGTDLRSRVMEFIEDAIGAIVREHTATGHGDSWDLDKLWTELKNLYPVAITVDDVVEEAGSRARLTPEFLIEELSSDAKVQYEQREAALGAESMRELERRVILSTIGTKWQEHLYEMDYLKEGIGLRAMAQRDPLVEYQREGFVLFQAMMESIREETVNYLFNLKVERQQPAPVNLPGIKDARSLTESAPLSTPGLNAPERPATLRYSAPAEDGEAEETEEENPLEGAEEAFDEAHSDSEADRSGRTS, encoded by the coding sequence GTGGCATCACTGCTAGAACGCGTCTTGCGGACCGGCGACAAGAAAACTCTTCGCACGTTGCGGGGGTACGCTGACGCCATTAACGTCCTCGAAGATGAGTTCAAGTCATTGACTGACGCTGAGCTTCGCGCCGAAACGGACAAGTTCAAGCAACGGTACAAGGACGGCGAATCGCTGGACATCATGTTGCCTGAAGCGTTCGCCGCTGTTCGCGAAGCAGCCGACCGTACCTTGGGTATGCGTCACTTCGACGTGCAGATGATGGGTGGCGCCGCGCTTCACCTCGGCAACATTGCCGAAATGAAGACCGGTGAAGGCAAGACCCTCGTGGCAACGAGCCCGTCCTACCTCAACGCCATCACTGGCAAGGGCGTTCATGTGGTTACCACGAACGACTACCTGGCGCAGTACCAGTCTGACCTGATGGGCCGTGTGCACCGCTTCCTGGGCATTGAAACCGGCTGCATCTTGGCGCACATGGATCCAGCTCAGCGCCGCGAGCAGTACAACGCCGACATCACGTACGGCACCAACAACGAATTCGGCTTCGACTACTTGCGCGACAACATGGCATGGACGCGCGAGGAACTAGTTCAGCACGGTCACTACTTCGCGATCGTTGACGAAGTTGACTCAATCCTCATTGACGAAGCGCGTACGCCATTGATCATTTCTGGTCAGGCCTCCGGTGACGTCCAGCGCTGGTTCGCGGAATTCGCTCGAGTGGTCCAGAAGATGACCCTCGGCAAGGACTACGAAGTTGATGAGAAGAAGCGCACTGTCGGCATCTTGGAGCCAGGCATCGAGCGCGTCGAGGACCACCTCGGCATTGAAAACCTCTACGAATCGCAGAACACCCCACTCATTGGCTTCTTGAACAACGCCATCAAGGCGAAGGAATTGTTCAAGAAGGACAAGGACTACGTGGTGATGAACGGCGAAGTCATGATCGTTGACGAGCACACGGGCCGTACGCTGTCCGGCCGTCGCTACAACGAGGGCGTTCACCAGGCGATCGAAGCGAAAGAACACGTGGAGATCAAGCCGGAGAACCAGACTCTGGCAACTGTCACGTTGCAGAACTACTTCCGTCTCTACGAGAAGCTGTCCGGCATGACCGGTACCGCTCAGACCGAAGCCGCTGAATTCATGAGCACTTACCAGCTCGGCGTGGTGGAGATTCCTACCAACCGCGGTATGCAGCGCGTGGATAAAGCTGATCTCATTTACAAGAATGAGATCGCGAAGTTTGACGCCGTGGTCAAGGACATCGTGGAGCGCCACAAGGCCGGTCAGCCGGTCCTCGTGGGTACCACGTCCGTGGAAAAGAGCGAGTACTTGTCCCGGAAGCTGGCTCAGTCCGGCGTCCGTCACGAGGTACTCAACGCGAAGCAGCACGCCCGTGAAGCCGCCATTGTGGCGCAGGCTGGAAAGCGTGCGGCCGTCACGGTTGCAACCAACATGGCAGGCCGCGGTACTGACATCATGCTCGGTGGAAACGCCGAGTTCATGGCTGTTGCCGAAATGGAACGCCGTGGTCTTGACTCACACGACAACCCAGAAGAGTACGAACGCGTCTGGGACGAAGTGTACGAAGCCGCGAAGGCAGAAGTTGATCGCGAAGGCGATGCCATCCGTGAACTGGGCGGTCTTTACGTCCTCGGCACCGAACGCCACGAATCCCGCCGTATCGATAACCAGCTGCGCGGCCGTTCCGGACGTCAGGGTGACCCAGGTGAGTCTCGTTTCTACTTGTCCATGACGGACGATCTGATGCGTCGCTTCAACGCGAAGCCAGCTCAGGCCATCATGAACAACCCATCGATGCCAGATGACATGGCGCTGGAATCCAAGATGGTTTCTCGCGTGATCGAGTCGGCACAGGCTCAGGTTGAAGCGGTCAACGCCGAACAGCGTAAGAACGTTTTGAAGTACGACGACGTCATGAACCGTCAGCGTGAAGCAATTTACGGTGACCGCCGTCAGATCCTCGAAGGAACGGATCTTCGTTCGCGCGTCATGGAGTTCATCGAAGACGCCATCGGCGCCATCGTTCGTGAACACACGGCAACCGGACACGGTGACTCGTGGGATCTCGACAAGTTGTGGACCGAGCTCAAGAACCTCTACCCGGTGGCCATTACCGTGGATGACGTGGTTGAAGAGGCCGGTAGCCGTGCACGCTTGACCCCGGAGTTCTTGATCGAGGAACTGTCCTCTGACGCTAAGGTTCAGTACGAACAGCGTGAGGCAGCACTCGGCGCGGAGAGCATGCGCGAGCTGGAACGCCGTGTCATCCTCTCCACGATTGGAACCAAGTGGCAAGAGCACTTGTACGAAATGGACTACCTGAAGGAAGGCATCGGCCTTCGTGCCATGGCTCAGCGCGATCCGCTCGTTGAATATCAGCGTGAAGGATTCGTCCTGTTCCAGGCGATGATGGAGTCCATCCGCGAAGAGACTGTGAACTACTTGTTCAACCTCAAGGTGGAGCGTCAGCAGCCAGCTCCGGTCAACCTTCCGGGCATCAAGGACGCTCGTTCGCTGACCGAGTCCGCACCGCTCTCAACTCCGGGGCTCAACGCTCCAGAACGTCCGGCGACGTTGCGCTACAGCGCGCCGGCCGAAGACGGAGAAGCGGAAGAAACCGAGGAAGAGAACCCACTCGAGGGTGCTGAAGAAGCATTCGACGAGGCCCACTCTGATTCGGAAGCAGACCGTTCCGGCCGCACTTCCTAA
- a CDS encoding Rv3235 family protein, with protein sequence MSVQPHHAYFSAEPLELVHPPTNELPDNVIRFPQKRKFVDYAPTNKATGPADLDEFPQGLPPAPEEKPPVAPRPVPSPAIQHVHHLVTFVSVASIEAVAGLRSVSQLQRFVSLQVLDKLKRRADLLAHTSSPMGSRVQAMKRPSNVMPSRIAHVLSVRVCHVNDKVFEAVAVVKDLERVRPIAMRIECQRNNWRVTHYEVG encoded by the coding sequence ATGTCTGTTCAACCGCACCACGCATACTTCTCGGCAGAACCACTAGAACTCGTTCACCCACCCACGAACGAACTTCCTGACAACGTCATTCGCTTCCCTCAAAAGCGGAAATTCGTGGACTACGCGCCAACCAACAAAGCGACAGGACCTGCGGACTTAGACGAATTCCCGCAGGGTCTCCCGCCAGCCCCGGAGGAGAAACCACCTGTTGCACCACGCCCCGTGCCCTCGCCAGCAATACAGCACGTGCACCATCTCGTCACGTTCGTCAGCGTTGCGTCGATCGAAGCCGTTGCCGGTTTGCGCAGTGTGTCCCAATTGCAGCGCTTCGTTTCGCTTCAGGTCTTGGACAAGCTCAAAAGGCGAGCGGACTTACTCGCCCACACAAGTTCACCGATGGGCTCTCGAGTTCAGGCCATGAAGCGTCCCTCAAACGTGATGCCATCGCGGATCGCTCACGTACTTTCCGTCCGCGTTTGCCACGTCAATGACAAGGTCTTTGAAGCTGTCGCTGTAGTGAAGGACCTGGAACGAGTTCGTCCCATCGCTATGCGCATTGAGTGCCAACGAAACAATTGGCGCGTCACCCACTACGAAGTGGGATAA
- a CDS encoding LysM peptidoglycan-binding domain-containing protein, whose translation MKDLGTLALFLSFGGLFLAAGVTQLSTVLLRSESLWGNDDAAAYFSSRDVEFALGLASGTIGLGVLLWLAVSMVLSVVSVVATQSGMPRVARATSSCSPRFMRSLVGLVLGVSVLAAPGAFADQAQQTVDVPSPAFVSNSLTIEATPSPSPTASASPTAPSSPTTPSVAAESSASKKPQSSHEKKERETMHGVPAQHLSSVMAAGQRQSTEGHREVTVTSGDSLWSIVARQLGPHASNTEIRAEWPKWYERNKDRIGQDPDLIIPGTVLINPNF comes from the coding sequence GTGAAAGATCTTGGGACCCTTGCCCTCTTCTTGTCGTTCGGCGGACTCTTTCTGGCCGCTGGCGTCACGCAACTCTCCACGGTGCTTCTCCGTTCGGAATCACTCTGGGGAAATGACGACGCCGCAGCTTACTTTTCGTCTAGAGACGTTGAGTTCGCGCTGGGGTTGGCGAGCGGAACGATTGGCCTAGGTGTCCTTTTGTGGCTCGCAGTCAGCATGGTTCTGAGTGTGGTCTCGGTCGTCGCGACACAAAGCGGGATGCCACGCGTAGCTCGCGCGACAAGCTCTTGCTCACCACGCTTCATGCGATCTCTGGTTGGTTTAGTGCTCGGCGTAAGCGTGCTCGCCGCTCCCGGTGCTTTCGCAGACCAGGCTCAACAGACAGTGGATGTTCCTAGCCCAGCATTCGTGAGCAATTCATTGACCATTGAGGCGACTCCTTCGCCTTCACCGACAGCCTCAGCGTCACCCACAGCACCAAGTTCACCCACAACACCTTCAGTAGCCGCCGAGTCCTCGGCATCAAAGAAGCCACAGTCATCCCACGAGAAGAAAGAACGCGAAACGATGCACGGAGTCCCAGCACAACATCTTTCAAGCGTCATGGCAGCTGGCCAAAGACAGTCCACGGAAGGACACCGCGAAGTCACGGTGACAAGTGGTGATTCTTTGTGGAGCATCGTCGCCCGGCAATTGGGACCGCACGCTTCCAACACGGAGATTCGGGCCGAATGGCCGAAATGGTACGAGCGCAACAAAGACCGCATTGGACAGGATCCAGATTTGATCATCCCTGGAACCGTCCTGATCAACCCTAACTTCTAA
- a CDS encoding AAA family ATPase, translating to MRVALAVWGDGDDWTQRIEQLHGDVTVVRQCEDLPEAVSLAESGLIDATLITGSLSDVDAELIDALLAAGTAVVALVGDPDIAARLRALGVAVENPLSDPQSVADLIELQTMAASPRARQSSPTPRPTRTTEVPGNRGTARHAASAFEQDIEDDDAAPAGGDVIVVWGPLGAPGKTTVAVNIAAEAAAAGKRVALIDADTYGAAVSAHLGLFDEAAGVGILCRLADEAAPAARLMERALVRVNIAGNSLFVATGLPRSSRWPEIRPQSLLRALRELRHELDLIVVDASSPLELDEDLTFDTTAPQRNVITLSMLEFATRSIAVGRSDAVGIPRMVKAVDEVLTRVPDARLEVIFNMVRASAVGPSPEAQVLESWARFGPKIEISGFLPFDANAADAALLSGTALMESAPKSSLRKAILRLSGVQVLRRGS from the coding sequence ATGAGAGTGGCACTAGCCGTCTGGGGTGACGGTGACGATTGGACGCAGCGCATTGAGCAATTGCATGGCGATGTCACGGTGGTGCGTCAGTGTGAGGACTTGCCGGAAGCGGTTTCCTTGGCCGAGTCGGGGCTCATTGACGCCACATTGATCACCGGTTCATTGAGCGACGTTGACGCTGAACTGATTGACGCCTTGTTGGCAGCTGGCACCGCCGTTGTTGCCCTTGTGGGCGACCCTGACATTGCCGCGCGATTGCGTGCGCTCGGCGTTGCCGTGGAGAATCCGCTCTCGGATCCGCAATCGGTGGCGGACCTCATTGAGTTGCAGACCATGGCTGCTAGCCCGCGGGCGCGCCAGTCCTCGCCGACTCCTCGCCCCACGAGGACCACGGAAGTACCTGGAAATCGCGGCACCGCACGTCACGCCGCTAGCGCTTTTGAGCAGGATATTGAGGACGACGACGCAGCTCCCGCAGGTGGGGACGTCATCGTAGTGTGGGGTCCTTTGGGCGCGCCGGGTAAGACCACGGTTGCGGTGAATATCGCGGCTGAGGCTGCCGCAGCGGGGAAACGCGTCGCCCTGATCGACGCGGATACTTACGGCGCTGCCGTGTCAGCTCACCTGGGATTGTTCGATGAAGCGGCTGGCGTAGGTATCTTGTGCCGTTTGGCGGACGAAGCGGCGCCCGCCGCGCGCCTCATGGAACGCGCACTCGTCCGAGTCAATATTGCCGGAAACAGTCTCTTCGTCGCAACGGGCTTGCCGCGATCGTCCCGGTGGCCGGAAATTCGGCCCCAGTCACTCTTGCGAGCGCTTCGCGAGTTGCGGCACGAGCTAGATCTGATCGTGGTTGATGCTTCTTCGCCGTTAGAGCTGGATGAGGATCTCACCTTTGATACCACCGCGCCGCAACGAAACGTCATCACGCTTTCCATGCTGGAGTTTGCGACGCGAAGCATTGCCGTGGGGCGAAGCGATGCGGTGGGCATTCCTCGCATGGTCAAAGCCGTTGATGAGGTTTTGACGCGAGTGCCGGATGCTCGGCTGGAGGTCATCTTCAACATGGTGCGAGCTTCCGCCGTAGGTCCTTCGCCAGAAGCGCAAGTTTTGGAAAGTTGGGCGCGATTCGGCCCGAAGATTGAGATCTCTGGGTTCCTTCCATTCGACGCAAACGCGGCAGATGCGGCGCTATTGTCGGGAACAGCACTCATGGAGTCCGCACCGAAGAGTTCCTTAAGAAAAGCGATTCTGCGGTTGTCTGGTGTGCAGGTTCTGCGGCGAGGCTCGTAG
- a CDS encoding NAD-glutamate dehydrogenase domain-containing protein: MSEYGTSSVDSIVSKFHTPELETAYFLHVPEVADGEITPNLRENLDAHLALGHYRTPKTPQIGVMSKGNSTLVQVVTDDMPFLVDSVTGALTALKLGIERVIHPTFAVRRDKQTHELMGINTVRTTAPLSSGDTAALPVISGLVSNPAEAIGVESWISIEVEGTLSEEKQAEIRENLERSLGDVRASVEDWGAMRDRMRSITEEISWYPFASEIDDLEVSTDLLKWLVDDNFTFLGYREYELVTEDGVDALRPVAESGLGLLRRLPDQKVQHLTESGRKKARELKTLVITKANSRSTVHRSVYLDYIGVKSFDADGRVVGERRFIGLFASSAYISSVMNIPLVRDKVKRVLQSSGFARNSHSGKDLLTILETYPRDELFQMSEEELKATANRILALQERRRTSLILRKDVYGRFVSAVIFFPRDRYTTSVRLRVEEELQKAFGGESMDFEARLTESALVRLFYRIRMPRGAKIPPIDERELEVKISRAVRSWQDGVSQVIVENLPGEVAPHTAQLWRDAFPTAYKVDFEVEDALTDIVRFEKLESPDNTGPILSVYHTDANEKGGEPSVRLKLYLDKPSSLTDLLPIFQNLGIDVIDERPFEVSRADDTTFYIYDLGVRVPESIDLDSVTALLEEAYVAVSTGQAESDRLNRLILPHQIGWRDVTILRAYAKYFRQLGVTNTYGFIASAFDSNPTVTKALIQLFHALFDPNLAETERESAVTNAREELSTALQGVPTLDADRLLRRFANVIEATKRTNFYQGHASLSFKIAPHELEEAPFPRPKHEIWVYAPSVEGTHLRFGDVARGGLRWSDRAEDFRTEVLGLVKAQLVKNAVIVPTGAKGGFFAKQLPNPAVDRNAWMEAGKAAYRIFIRSLLDITDNLVTEDGKEVVAAPKNVVRRDGDDTYLVVAADKGTASFSDIANAISLEVGHWLGDAFASGGSVGYDHKAMGITARGAWESVKRHFFELGLDTQTEEFSVAGIGDMSGDVFGNGMLRSQTMKLVAAFDHRHIFLDPNPDPAASFAERERLFNLPRSSWDDYNKELISQGGGVFARDVKSVPISDEVRQVLGLDESVQRMSPPDLLSAILKAPVDLLYNGGVGTYIKSSSETHTNVGDRSNDAIRVDGREIRARVIGEGGNLGMTQLGRIEAALNGVILNTDAIDNSAGVDCSDHEVNIKILVDRMVNVGELSADERADFLMSMTDNVGDLVLENNKAQNVALLNDRFRLKSWSPSFERFLDFLEQHAELDRDLEFLPSNQELEARLLENKTLTSPELSVLLAYSKIQLTKEIAESQLSADPYFEDTLMEYFPAAIGERFGDKVQTHPLRNEIISTVVSNEIINTGGITFAFRAQEETGVSAAIVARSHLAIMDIFDLRGLVQALNELPAGFPLEGWWQMHLTVRRLLDRSTRWFINNLGSGTDIASDVAQFQSTASELRAILPELLQDQDLERVNAFAATAREWGAPEEVAVRFGQLFEEYPLLDIARLASSSGTPARLVAEVYFRFYSKFEADGMLDRITALPREDRWQALARAAMRDDLYSTVIDMTRSTLDREDTPESAEAAINEWLADHEEQLARAKQVFDEVNSLEHDDMASLSVALRVLRSISRK; the protein is encoded by the coding sequence GTGTCCGAATACGGCACGTCATCAGTTGATTCGATTGTTTCTAAGTTCCATACTCCGGAGCTTGAAACGGCCTATTTCTTACATGTCCCAGAGGTCGCGGATGGTGAGATCACTCCCAATCTTCGCGAGAATCTCGACGCTCATCTGGCCTTGGGCCATTATCGAACCCCGAAGACTCCGCAAATTGGCGTGATGAGTAAGGGCAATTCCACCTTGGTGCAGGTCGTCACGGATGACATGCCATTCTTGGTTGACTCGGTCACTGGTGCTTTGACCGCATTGAAGCTCGGTATCGAGCGCGTCATTCACCCCACCTTCGCTGTGCGTCGAGACAAGCAGACCCACGAATTGATGGGTATCAACACCGTCCGCACCACGGCGCCACTCTCCAGCGGAGACACAGCAGCACTCCCAGTCATTTCAGGTTTGGTCTCCAACCCCGCTGAAGCAATCGGCGTGGAATCGTGGATTTCGATCGAAGTTGAAGGCACTCTCTCGGAAGAGAAGCAGGCAGAAATTCGGGAAAACCTCGAGCGTTCTTTGGGCGATGTTCGTGCATCCGTCGAGGACTGGGGCGCAATGCGTGACCGCATGCGCAGCATCACCGAAGAAATCTCTTGGTACCCTTTCGCTTCGGAAATTGATGACCTCGAAGTCTCTACGGACTTGTTGAAATGGCTCGTTGATGACAACTTCACGTTCTTGGGATATCGCGAATACGAGCTGGTCACCGAAGACGGCGTAGACGCTTTGCGCCCGGTTGCCGAATCCGGTTTGGGACTGCTGCGCAGACTGCCGGACCAGAAGGTTCAGCACCTCACGGAGTCGGGCCGTAAGAAGGCTCGCGAACTTAAGACTCTGGTCATTACGAAGGCCAACTCCCGTTCAACCGTTCACCGTTCCGTGTACTTGGACTACATCGGCGTGAAGTCCTTTGATGCTGACGGCCGCGTGGTCGGTGAGCGTCGTTTCATCGGCTTGTTTGCCTCGAGCGCGTACATCAGCTCCGTCATGAACATTCCGCTGGTGCGCGACAAGGTCAAGCGCGTCCTGCAGAGTTCCGGCTTCGCCCGAAACTCGCACTCCGGCAAGGACTTGCTCACCATCCTGGAGACGTACCCACGTGACGAACTCTTCCAGATGAGCGAAGAGGAATTGAAGGCTACGGCCAATAGGATTTTGGCTCTTCAGGAACGCCGCAGGACCAGCCTGATCCTGCGCAAGGACGTCTACGGACGCTTTGTCTCGGCCGTCATCTTCTTCCCGCGTGACCGCTACACCACCTCGGTGCGACTGCGTGTCGAGGAAGAACTTCAGAAGGCGTTCGGCGGCGAGTCCATGGACTTCGAAGCCCGCCTGACCGAATCCGCGTTGGTGCGTCTGTTCTACCGCATCCGCATGCCACGCGGTGCCAAGATCCCGCCAATCGATGAGCGCGAATTGGAAGTCAAGATCTCACGCGCAGTACGTTCTTGGCAGGACGGCGTGAGCCAAGTGATCGTTGAGAATCTTCCAGGAGAAGTAGCCCCTCACACGGCCCAGTTGTGGCGCGATGCGTTCCCAACTGCGTACAAGGTGGACTTTGAAGTTGAAGATGCACTCACCGATATTGTTCGGTTCGAGAAGCTGGAATCCCCAGATAACACCGGTCCTATCTTGTCCGTTTATCACACGGATGCTAACGAAAAGGGCGGAGAGCCATCTGTCCGATTGAAGCTGTACTTGGACAAGCCGTCATCATTGACGGACCTGTTGCCGATCTTCCAGAACCTGGGCATCGACGTTATCGACGAACGTCCTTTCGAGGTAAGCCGCGCGGACGACACCACGTTCTACATTTACGATCTGGGCGTTCGCGTACCGGAATCAATTGACTTGGATTCAGTCACCGCTTTGCTCGAGGAAGCCTACGTGGCTGTCAGCACCGGGCAAGCGGAATCGGACCGGCTGAACCGACTCATCTTGCCGCACCAGATCGGATGGCGTGATGTCACGATCCTGCGTGCCTACGCGAAGTACTTCCGCCAGTTGGGTGTCACGAACACGTACGGCTTCATTGCCTCCGCGTTTGACTCTAATCCCACCGTGACCAAGGCGCTCATTCAGCTCTTCCACGCGCTGTTTGATCCGAACCTTGCCGAGACGGAACGCGAGAGTGCAGTGACGAACGCACGGGAAGAGCTGTCCACGGCTCTTCAGGGTGTACCGACACTCGACGCGGACCGACTCCTGCGCCGCTTTGCAAACGTCATCGAGGCGACGAAGCGAACCAACTTCTACCAGGGCCACGCGAGCCTGTCCTTCAAGATCGCTCCACATGAGCTTGAAGAAGCACCATTCCCACGGCCGAAGCATGAAATCTGGGTCTACGCACCAAGCGTTGAAGGTACTCACCTTCGCTTCGGCGACGTCGCACGTGGCGGATTGCGTTGGTCGGACCGTGCTGAAGATTTCCGTACCGAAGTCTTGGGCCTTGTGAAGGCACAGCTCGTCAAGAACGCGGTGATTGTTCCTACGGGTGCAAAGGGCGGCTTCTTCGCGAAGCAGCTTCCTAACCCAGCGGTGGATCGCAACGCGTGGATGGAAGCTGGCAAGGCTGCCTACCGCATCTTTATCCGCTCCTTGCTGGACATCACTGACAACCTCGTGACCGAAGACGGCAAGGAAGTCGTAGCCGCTCCGAAAAACGTGGTGCGCCGCGATGGCGACGACACGTACTTGGTGGTTGCTGCCGATAAGGGCACCGCGTCCTTCTCTGACATTGCCAACGCAATTTCTCTCGAGGTGGGCCACTGGCTCGGCGACGCTTTTGCATCCGGCGGATCTGTTGGATACGACCACAAGGCCATGGGCATCACCGCTCGCGGTGCTTGGGAATCAGTCAAGCGTCACTTCTTCGAGCTCGGTCTTGATACTCAGACTGAAGAGTTCTCGGTTGCCGGTATTGGCGATATGAGTGGCGACGTCTTCGGCAATGGCATGTTGCGCTCGCAGACCATGAAGTTGGTTGCTGCGTTTGACCACCGCCATATTTTCCTTGACCCCAACCCGGATCCTGCAGCCAGCTTCGCTGAGCGTGAGCGACTCTTCAACCTGCCTCGCTCGAGCTGGGATGACTACAACAAGGAACTGATCAGCCAAGGCGGTGGCGTCTTTGCTCGCGACGTTAAGTCCGTCCCGATCAGCGACGAAGTCCGTCAGGTTCTTGGCCTGGACGAGTCCGTTCAGCGTATGTCTCCGCCGGATCTCTTGAGCGCGATCTTGAAGGCTCCCGTTGACTTGCTCTACAACGGCGGCGTCGGCACGTACATCAAGTCCAGCAGCGAAACGCACACCAACGTGGGCGACCGCTCCAATGACGCCATCCGTGTTGACGGGCGCGAAATTCGCGCACGCGTCATCGGCGAAGGTGGCAACTTGGGTATGACGCAGCTAGGCCGTATTGAAGCAGCCCTTAACGGGGTCATCCTCAACACGGACGCCATCGATAATTCGGCTGGTGTGGACTGCTCTGACCACGAGGTCAATATCAAGATCCTTGTGGACCGCATGGTCAACGTCGGCGAACTCTCTGCCGACGAACGCGCTGACTTCTTGATGTCCATGACGGACAACGTGGGTGATCTGGTCCTTGAAAACAACAAGGCCCAGAACGTCGCCCTGTTGAATGATCGTTTCCGTCTCAAGAGCTGGAGCCCGAGCTTCGAGCGCTTCCTCGACTTCCTCGAGCAGCACGCCGAACTCGACCGTGACTTGGAATTCCTCCCGAGCAACCAAGAACTCGAAGCTCGACTGCTCGAAAACAAGACGCTGACCTCTCCAGAGCTGTCTGTCTTGTTGGCTTACTCGAAGATTCAGCTGACCAAGGAGATCGCGGAATCGCAGCTCTCTGCGGATCCGTACTTCGAAGACACGCTAATGGAGTACTTCCCAGCAGCCATTGGTGAGCGGTTCGGCGACAAGGTGCAGACTCACCCGTTGCGCAACGAGATCATCTCTACGGTGGTTTCCAACGAAATCATCAACACCGGCGGCATTACCTTTGCCTTCCGTGCTCAAGAAGAGACGGGTGTCTCGGCCGCAATCGTGGCTCGTAGCCACTTGGCCATCATGGACATCTTCGATCTGCGTGGACTTGTCCAGGCGCTCAACGAGTTGCCCGCCGGCTTCCCGCTCGAGGGATGGTGGCAAATGCACCTGACGGTTCGTCGTCTGCTGGACCGTTCCACCCGTTGGTTCATCAACAACCTGGGTAGCGGCACGGATATTGCCTCTGACGTCGCGCAGTTCCAAAGCACGGCCTCTGAGCTTCGTGCCATCCTTCCTGAACTCTTGCAGGATCAGGACTTGGAGCGAGTCAATGCTTTTGCGGCGACCGCGCGCGAGTGGGGAGCTCCGGAAGAGGTGGCTGTTCGCTTCGGCCAGCTCTTCGAAGAGTACCCACTCTTGGATATTGCACGCTTGGCTAGCAGCTCCGGAACTCCGGCACGCTTGGTGGCCGAGGTGTATTTCCGGTTCTACTCGAAGTTCGAAGCCGATGGCATGTTGGATCGCATTACTGCGTTGCCACGTGAGGACCGCTGGCAGGCCCTGGCTCGTGCCGCAATGCGTGATGATCTCTACTCCACGGTGATCGATATGACTCGCTCGACTTTGGACCGAGAGGACACCCCGGAAAGCGCCGAAGCTGCAATAAACGAGTGGTTGGCCGATCATGAGGAACAATTGGCTCGAGCAAAGCAGGTATTTGACGAGGTCAATTCTCTTGAACATGACGACATGGCCTCGCTGTCCGTAGCTTTGCGAGTATTGCGGTCAATATCTCGAAAGTAG